The Arcobacter sp. F2176 DNA window ATTTCAAATAATAGTAAAATTCTTATAATTGGAGCAGGGGAACTAGGGATGTCAATGATTGATGCCTTTAGTAAAAAAATAAAAACTAAGCAATGCTCTTTATATGTATTACTTAAAAAAGAATCGATAATAACTCCAAGCAAAGAAAAAGAACAAAGGCTTAAAGAGTTTGAATCTAAGGGGATAGAAGTTGTAAGCGGCGATTTACAAAATGATTCAATAGAAGAGTTAAGTGAAATCTTTTGTGAATTTGAAACCGTTGTAAACTGTAGTGGTTTTGTAGGAGGGAAAGGTACACAAATTAAGATTACTAGTGCTGTATTAAAAGCAAAAGTTACTAATTATATTCCATGGCAGTTTGGTGTGGATTATGATATTGTTGGAAAAGGAAGTGGTCAACCAGTTTGGGATGAACAATATGATGTTCGGGAGTTATTACATTCTCAAAATATTACTAATTGGGTAATTGTATCTACTGGAATATTTACTAGTTATCTATTTTCTCCACATTTTGGAATTGTAAATCTAAAAGAAAAAGTAGTTTGTGCCTTGGGTGATTGGGATTATAAAGTTACTGTTACTACTCCTGAAGATATTGGAATATTAACAGCCGAGATTACTTTTGTACCTGAGCTTAGAAACGAAGTAGTTTTTGTAGCTGGAGATACAATTTCTTATGCTAAATTAGCTGATGTGACTGAGGAGGTTATGGGAGAGCCTTTTGAAAGGAAGTTATTGAATATGGCTGACTTAAATAAAGATATAGAAAAAGATGAAAATAATATAGCTGCTAAGTATAGACTTGCCTTTGCAAGAGAAGATGGAGTAGCATGGGATAAAGAATTAACATTCAATTTTCAAAAAAATATTAAAGTGACTGATGCGAAAAGTTGGTTGAAAAAAAGTATTAATTAATTTTATATCTCCTAAAATAAAATAAGCAGAGGCTATCTTACCTCTGTTATTTTAATACTAAAATCTTAAAATTCTAAAAAGAACAATCTTTTTTTTCGCTTTAGTTTAAGTTATATAAATATCTTAATTATCAATAACAAATATGAGATATTAAAAAAATTGTACAAAAATGAATCTTTTTTTAGTTAGATTTATATAGACCTTTAAAAGCCTAAGCCTATTGGATTAACTGTAGTTTTACAGTTTTTACTTATGCCTTTGGCTGCTTTTGTTATTTCAAAAGCTTTTGACTTTTCTACAGAACTTACTTTTGGAATGATTTTAGTAGGTGCAGTATCTGATGGTACTGCTTCAAATGTAATAGCATATTTAGCTAAAGCTGATGTGGCATTATCCATAAGTATGACAGTTGTTTCTATACTTTTATCTATAGTAATAACTCCTTATTTGACATTATTTTATGTAGGACAAAACGTACCCGTACCAGCTTCAAGTATATTGTCTAGTATCTTAAAAATAGTATTAGCACAAGTTGTTATAGGTGTAATAGTGAATTATTTCTTTAATAAATATATTGAGAAAAATCAAGATTTATTTGCTTCTTTGTCTATTATCTCTATTGTGTTTATCATTGCGATTGTAGTAGTTTTAAATGAATCAAAAATTCATACTGTTGGTTTATAGCTATTAGCTGGTATTGTATTACATAACTTATCCGGTCTATTAGGTGGATACTATATAGCTAATTAGTTATGATAAAAAAGAGTGTAAATCTGTAGCTATAGAAGTGGGGATGCAAAACTCAGGTTTAGCAGTAGCTCTTTCTATAAAATATTTTAGTACTTTAAGTGCTCTTCCTGGTGCTATCTTTAGTATTTGGTATAATATTGCAAGGTCAATTATTGCCTCAATTTGGGCAAAACAGGAAAAATACTATTTAACTCAAAGTATGATAGTATCTCATAATGAATAATAAATATGAGATACTAAAAAATACTTTTGGGTATAATGCTTTTCGTTCTTTTGATGACTACGAGGGTGTAGCCTCTTGGGATAAGCTCTTGTTTAATTTAAAAGTCAGTACTAAAACTTAACTCTTTATTTTTTTCCAACTCTATTTCCAGAGTATCTATTTTATTTTTTGCATAAGAGTACGAATCTGAGCCTAAAAATAAATGAAAAGGAACTTCATCTAATAGTGAAACTTCATAAATCATTTTTGCGAGTTTCTTAGGATCACCTGGTTGATTCTGATTGATATCATTTTGATGCGTTGATACCATCTTTTTAGCTTCTTTATAATCTGAAATTTCGTTACTTGGTGCTTTCATTGATGTAGATTCTAAAAAATTGGTTCTAAAATATCCAGGATAAACAAGTATCACCTTTATACCAAACTCTTCTACATCAGCTTTTAAACCTTCTGTTAGTCCAGCAACGGCAAATTTAGTAGAACAATAAATACCAGAACCAGGAAAAGTACCAATAAATCCACCAATACTTGAGATATTGAAAATATGCCCACTTCTTTGTTTTCTCATTATTGGTAAAACTGCACTTAATACATTGATTAGTCCAAAAACATTGATATTATAATTGTTTTCTATCTCTTTTTGGCTAAGCTCTTCTATAGCACCAAATAATCCATATCCTGCATTGTTTATAAGAACATTAATCCTAGAAAATTTCCTAATCACTTGATTAACTGAAGTCTCAATATCTTTTCTATTTGATAAATCAATTTCTAAAGCTAAAAAATTGGTATTTGTACTTAATGTAGTATCTATTTTACTAATATCTCTTGTTGTTCCTGCAACTATATGACCTTCCTTTAAAAAATGTTTTGTCATCTCATAGCCTAAACCTTGAGAAACTCCTGTTATAAAATAAACTTTTTTATCCATTGTTTTTTCCTTAAAATGTATTTAAATAATGTAAAAAGTATATTTAATCTCTGGAGATATGTAAATACATATTTCTATTGTATTTCTGTACAATTCTACTAACGAATAAAGAAGTAGAATATTTGTATTTATTCTAAATCATTCTTATACTCCTTAACTAAATTTATGCTAAAATCCCCCAATGAACAATAAACACAAAATACTAAAAGATATTTTCGGACATGAACACTTTAGAAGCTTTCAAGAGGAAGTAGTAGACAGTATCATCAATAAACAAGATGTACTAACCATCTTACCAACTGGTGGTGGTAAATCACTTTGTTATCAACTCCCAGCACTTCTTATGGAGGGAACGACAGTCGTAATCTCTCCACTTATTGCTCTTATGCAAGACCAGATAAAAGCACTCAATGATTTGGATATAAAAGCTGACATGATAAGTTCATCACAAAGTGGTGAAGAGAATGGCTTTACTATGCAGAAGCTTTTGCGAGGTGAGTTGAAGTTTATTTATGTGGCACCTGAGAGATTTACTTCTAATGAGTTTGTTGGAGTATTACAACGAATCAATATCAACTATTTTGTTATCGATGAAGCTCATTGTGTATCTGCTTGGGGTCATGAATTTAGAGCTGAGTATAGAAATCTGGATAAACTAAAAAGACTGTTTCCCCATACTGCTATAGCTGCATTTACTGCAACTGCTACAAAAAAGGTAGAAGCAGATATCGCTTCAAATCTGAACTTGCAAGGTGCGAAACACTTTAGGGCAAAAACTGTTAGAGATAATCTTGATATAAAAGTTGAACCTCGAATTTCAAATGGTAAAAAACAGATATTAAGTTTTTTAAAAGCACATAAAGGCTTGTGTGGGATTATCTATACTTTTACAAGAAAAGAAGCAGAAAGTACGGCACAATTTTTATGTGAAAGTGGATATACAGCTAAGGCTTATCATGCTGGATTATCACCAGCTGTTAAAGATGAAGTTTATGATGATTTTGTTTATGAGAAGATTGATATCGTTGTGGCAACTATTGCTTTTGGTATGGGAATTGATAAGTCTAATATTCGTTTTGTCATACATACATCTTTGCCTAAAACACTTGAAAACTATTATCAAGAGATAGGTCGAGCAGGTCGTGATGGAGATATGTCTTATGTGTATTTACTTTACTCAAAATCTGATGAGGTAAAAAGAAAAATACAAATAGAAGACGCCATAGATGTGGGATATAAGCAAACAGGGCTTGATAAACTTGAAGCCATGTATAGATATTGTGTATCAAATAATTGTCGGCATAAAATCATCGCAAACTATTTTGAAGATGAGTGTGAAGATTGTAAAATCTTGTGTGATAACTGTACAAAAGGTGATATTGAACAAGTTGATGTGAGTATAGATGTACAAAAGTTTTTAAGTGCTGTTTATAGAAGTGGTCAAAGATTTGGAGCAAATCATATCATAGATATTTTAAGGGGTTCAAAAAATCAAAAGCTTTTAGAGTTTGCACATGATAAACTTAGTGTTTATGGTTTGGGAGCAGATAAAAGTAAAAACGAGTGGGTGGCTATTGCTGATAAACTTATAGATATACAAGCTTTAAATTTAGGTGAATTTAGAGCATTAAAAATTAGTAATCTTGGTATGGAGATACTAAAAGGAAATGAGAAAGTTCTAATAGATAGTGATAAACTTGGTATTGCTCAAAAGATTGAAGAAGAAGTTACGGAACTGAGTTTTGATGAAGAGTTATATGAGAAATTTAGAAGTTTGAGAAGAGAGATAGCCCAAGAGAGTGAAGTACCAGCTTATGTGATATTTGGGGATAAAACTCTAAAAGAGCTAGCTTCAAAACTTCCTCTTACAAAAGAAGAGATGTTAGATATCAATGGAGTAGGTCTTGTAAAATATGAAAAATATGGTGAGAGTTTTTTAGCATTATGTAAAAGTATAAAAGAGGAGTTTAGTGAAAAACTAGAAGAAAAAGCTCCTTTGAAAAAACTTACAAAAACATATTTAGAGACTTTTGAGTTAATAGAAGATGGGAAAACAGTAGAAGAAATAGCACAAATAAGAGACTTGGGTTTGACATCTATTTTATCTCATGTTTCAGTTTTAAATGAGCATGAAAAAATATCAAAAGAGAAAAAAGAAGAGCTTTTAAAACCACTTGAAATCCCTCAAAATATAAAATCTTGGATAGAAGAGGGTTTAAATTTGGATTCAATAAAAGAGTTACGAAAACAGTTATATTTGTATGAGTATTTATCTAAAGAAATATAAATTTTTTAAATAGGAAATTCTATTGTAAATGTGGCACCAGTACATTTCTCTTTGTTTATATAAAAGGTGCCATTTTTTACACTTATTTTTCCATTCATATGTTCAGTTATAATCATTTTACATAAGTGCAATCCTATACCTGAACTTTGTTTTGTAGTAAAAAATTGTTCAAATATATTTTCGATATGTTTTTCATCTATTCCACCTGCATTGTCTCTTATGGTTATAAACTTTTTATTATCTTTTTCATAGGTAAATATTTCCACTAAAGGCTTATTTACTCTTCTTTCTATAAAGGCATCCCTACAATTAGATAAGATATTAATAAGTACTTGTGAAAACTCATTTTGATAGCCATATATTCTTATTTGTTCTTTTTTATTATCTCTTTTAACTCTTAAATCTAATTTTGTAAAATCGTGTTCTAAAAGTTTTAGGGCGATATCTAAAGTATCATCAAATAAGAAGTTAGTTTTGATTTTATCTTGAATATGGAAATTTTTAAATTCATCTACAAGATTACTCATATACACTAAAGTATTTTGCATATTATTAAGTGAATTTTGGAGTTTTTCTTGAGATGGCATACCTTTAAACTCTATCTCACTTTGTAAGGAGATGATATTTGAAGATACTTTTGATAAGGGACTTCTCCATTGATGCTCGATATTTGATAGGGTTTCACCAATTGTGGCATAACGAGATTGGATATACAAAATCTCATCTTTATTCTTAAGTTCTTGTATTGATTCATATTTCAAGTTATAAAATTTATTGATTCTATAAGAAACTATGATTGTCAAAAGGATTCCAATAAATAAGCTTAGTTCTGTAACAAAACTTCTTCTTTCATTTATATATCTCAAGCTAGGTATTGCTTCAAAAGTCCATTGTCTAGACCAAATAACTGGTAAGTTTTTTTTATATTTTAGGTGTTTATATATTTTATTTAAAGAGTTGTGAGAATAAATCTCTTCATTTATTTTATTTGTGGTATCAAATATTTTGAAATTTATCTCGTTTGAAGTTTCATCTTCTTCTAAAATTGATTTTTTAAATATATCTTCTATAACAAAAACACCAAGAACAAAACTTTTGATATCTTCATTTTCATCAAAGATAGGCAAAAAAGTTAAAAACCCTTTTTTGTTCTTTTTTTGTACCAACTCTATTGCTTGAGTAACTTGTGGGCTTTTTGTTTTTAAAGCTTTTTTTATAGTTTCAAATCTATTTTTATCGCTTGATAAATCAAAGCCTAAGGCCTTTTCATTATTTAAAAAGGGTTCAACATAATATACTGGAAAATACCTATCTTTTGATTCTACTTTTTTCATATTATTATTTTTTGATTCTTTTGTAAAGAAAAAATCCTTTTCAAAAAGTTTTCTTTTTTCATTTGGAACTATTGGAATCCACTCTAAAGCATGAATAGCATCATGTCTTTGTATTATTTTTTTTGCTTCTTTTGAAAACTGTTCTTTTGTAGGAGTTTGACCATTATTATAAAGAATTGATAAGCTGTAAAGAGTTTCGAGATTTAATAAAATTTCTCTATAAAAAGATTTTGTTTTATTATCGACTATATTTTGAAATCTACTTTGTATATTTTTTTCTTCAATATTATTAATAATATAACTAACAGATATGGATAAAAATAATCCAATAATTATTATAGAAGATACATGTAGTTTGTATTTATTTCCTATCAAGTTAAAAGCCTATAACCTTGTTCGTTTTCATTTAAGATGTTATCTTTTCCTATTTTTTGACGAAGTTTTCCAATGAGTACTTTTAGTGTTCCTTTATTTAAAAGGTCACCTTCCCAAACATTTTCTTCTATAATATCATAAAAAACTAATTCATTTTTATTCTCAATTAAAGTTTCTAAAAGAAGTCTCTCTTTATTTTGTAGTCTCTCTATTTCATTTGTACTATTAGTAAAGATATGAGTATGCAGGTTATATTTAGCGCCATTTTGGAATGTTATTTCAAATTTATTTCTTTCTAGTAGTTTTTGAGAACAATTAAATAAAGCCTCTTTTAAAGAGGCATAAGAAATAGGTTTTATGATATAAGACTCCAGATGTAAAGAGACAGCTTCCATAAGAAAGCTTTCTGTTTTATAAGCTGTTAAAACTACAACTGGAGTTTGGCTATCTTCTTCTCTTATCTCTTTTATGAGTTCTAGCCCATTCATACCTTCCATATCAATATCTGTGAAGATGATATCAGGTTTTATTTCATCATATATCTCTAAAGCCTCTTTTGCATTTGAGGCAGAATAGACTTTTTTAACAATATTTGAAATGGTATTTGTGATGTTTTCTCTCACTTCATCATCATCTTCAACATACAGTACAGTAAGGTATTTTAATATATTTTTCATGTGAAATTATATCCTATTCTTCTTCTTTACAAATTAAGCCATTTTTAGTTTATTTGGCTCAAAATGTGGAATTGAATCAATAAGTTTTTTTGTATAATCTTTTTGTGGATTTTCCAAAATATCATAGACATTTCCTTGTTCAACTATTTCACCTCTATTCATCACGATTACTCTTTCACATAATAGTTTTACAACATTTAAATCATGTGAAACAAAGATATAACTCATACCTAACTCTTTTTTTAATCTATCTAATAACTGTAATACTACCGCTTGAACTGATACATCAAGGGCAGAAGTTGGCTCATCTAGAATCAAAATCTTTGGATTTACTGATATTGCTCTTGCTATTCCTACCCTTGCTTTTTGACCACCTGAAAGTTGGTGGGGAAATCTAGAGAGTAAATGAATAGGAAGTCCTACCATTAAAGATAATTCTTCTACTTTTTCTTTTATTTTTTTTCTGTCTCTCATTTTCAAAAGTCGTCTAAGGGGCTCTGCAATACAATCAAAAGCATTAAATCTAGGATTTAAACTATCTGTTGGATCTTGAAATACCATTTGTATTTTATTTCTTTGTTTCATGGCTGCAAATTGTTTAGATGTGTAAGCTGTGATATTTTCATTTTCTAAAATTATATCACCAGAAGTTGGGTCTAAAAGTTTTGTAATCATATTTGATGTTGTAGATTTACCACAACCTGATTCACCTACTAATCCTAAACTTTCCCCTTTTTTTAGATTGAAGGTGATTCCATTTACCGCTGTAAAAGTATTCTCTTCTTTTTTCTTTGCAAAGAGGCTACTTTTGTCCCTTAGAGGAAACTTTTTAACTAAGTTTAGAACTTCTAAAATCACTTCACCTTTTTTTGTTATTTCATTGTGTATTTGCTTTTTTGAGACTATCTTTTCACCTTCCATCTCTTCTGGAATAGCAGTCAAATCTGAAAGTTTAGATTTTGGACCAGGGGATGCTGCTATTAGTTTTATTGTATATGGGTGTTTTGGTTTTGTAAAAAGTTCATAAACACTATTTTTTTCTACTATCTCACCCTTTTGCATAACACAAATATTATCACAATACATTGCTGCCATTCCAAGGTCATGGGTTATTAACATAACAGCCATATGATGCTCTTTTGCCAAATCTTTAATTAAATCCATTATTACCTTTTGAGTAGTAACATCAAGTCCTGTTGTTGGTTCATCTGCTATTAAAAGTCTTGGATTACAAGCAATTGCAATTGCTATCATAACCCTTTGACACATTCCCCCTGATAGTTCAAAAGGATAAGACCAATATCTATCTTCGGGATTTACTATTTTTACTTTTTCTAGTATTTTTATCGCTTTTTCTTTTGCATTTTGTGGACTTGCTTGGTGGTGACAAATAAGTACATCTTCTATTTGTTTACCCACACATCTTATAGGATTTAAAGCAGCTCTTGGGTTTTGAAATATCATAGAGATTTCTCTTCCTCTGATTTCTTTAAAATCCTTCTCTTTTGCAGTTGTTAGAGGAAATCCCTCAAACTCTATTTTCCCATTTGTTACTCTTCCTGCACTATCTAATAATCCCATTACTGTAAAAGCTGTAATTGATTTACCAGAACCACTCTCTCCAATTACTCCTAAAATCTCACCTTTTTGGATATTCATTGAGGCTTTTTTTAGTCCATGAACTGTTCCATTTCGTGTTTTAAAATCTATTGATAACTCATCTATTTTTAAAAATGAATACATAATATTAGCTCCTTATGTTCTTTTTTTAGGGTCTACTAAATCTCTTAATCCATCACCTAATAGATTAAAACAAAATACTGCAAGCATAAGTGCAAGTCCTGGGAATAGGGCTAACCACCACTCTCCTGAAACAATATATGTGGCTCCTTGAGCTACCATAATTCCCCACTCTGCATCAGGTGGTCTAACGCCTAATCCTATAAATGATAATCCTGCTGCATTTAATATTGCCCAACCCATATTTAAAGAAATTTGTATCATCATAGGTGGCAAACAGTTTGGAAATATTTGAAAAGTAAGGATTCTAAAATCTGAATTTCCATTAAGTCTTGCAGCTTGAACATATCCTGCATCTCTTCTTATTAGAACTTCGGCTCTTGTTACCCTTGCATAAAATGGTATATTAATAACAGCAGTTGCATAAATAATATTTTCAATAGAATTACCCAAAGTTGCCACAATTCCCATTGCTAAAACAAAAAGTGGGAAAGCCATAATTGCATCAGAAAATCGACCAATTATTTTATCAGCCCAACCACCTAAATAACCAGCAATTGCCCCAAAAGCACTACCAATGATAAAGGATAAAATTACTGCTGAAAAAGCTATCCATAAATCAAGTTTTGTAGCAACTATTACTCTACTTAAAACATCTCTTCCTAAATTATCAGTTCCAAATAGATGTTCCCAAGAGGGAGGAGATAAAACTGCATGTGCATTTGTCAAAAGTGGATCATAAGGTGCAATAGCTGAACCAAATATAGCCAAAAATATAAAAGCAAAAAACATGAAAAATGAAAATGCAGTAATTAAATTATCTTTTAAAATATATTTAAAATGTGTAAAAAATTGTTTCATATTTTTTCCTAATTATCTATAGAGACACGGGGGTCAATAAGAGTTAAAATTATGTCAATAGTTAAATTTACCACAACAAAAAGTAATGCCATAGTAAGTACAAAACCTTGAACTGCTGCATAATCAGAAGCCACAAGTGCTTCAATAGCAAAAGAGCCAATTCCAGGCCAAGAAAATACTTTTTCAACCAATACATTTGCACCTAAAAGAAATGAAAAAACCATTCCTAGTGTTGTAAGTATTGATAATAAAGAGTTTCTAAGGGCATAAGTTATTAGTATCTTACTTCTTGGCAGGCCATTTGCTCTTGCAGTTCTTATAAAATCACTTGACAAAGCATTTAACATGGAAGCTCTTGTCATCCTAGCAATTGGTGCTAGAGCAAATATTCCTAGTGTAATTGCAGGTAACATTAGCTGTCTTACACTTGCCCAAAATGTCTCCATATCATTTGCTAACAAAGAATCAATAGTATAAAATCCTGTTACATGGGGAGGTGATAAATACATAATTTCCAATCGTCCAATGGGAGAAGGAGCAATACCTAAAAGATAATAAAAAATGTATATCAAAAATAGTCCCGTAAAAAACGTAGGTAAAGATACTCCCATAGTAACTAATACTCTAGTTAGATGGTCAATCCAAGTTCCAGGTTTAGTTGCAGACAAAATACCTAAAGGAATTGCGATTATTAATGCAAAACTTAGACCTAAAAAAGTCAATTCCAAAGAGGCTGGAAGTCTAGTAGTAAGTTCTTCTAAAACTGGAAGACCTGTATTTAAAGACATGCCTAAATTACCATGGGAAAGATTTTGTACATAGATAAAAAATTGTTCAACAATACCTTTATCTAAACCCAAAGAAACCCGTACTTGCTCAATTGATTCTTTATCTGCCATAGCCCCAGCAAAATAAACTGCTGGGTCACCTGGAAGTGCTCTTGTTAATAAAAAAGAGATTATGACAATACCTATAATTGAAGGAATTGATTGAAACAATC harbors:
- a CDS encoding aromatic alcohol reductase codes for the protein MNISNNSKILIIGAGELGMSMIDAFSKKIKTKQCSLYVLLKKESIITPSKEKEQRLKEFESKGIEVVSGDLQNDSIEELSEIFCEFETVVNCSGFVGGKGTQIKITSAVLKAKVTNYIPWQFGVDYDIVGKGSGQPVWDEQYDVRELLHSQNITNWVIVSTGIFTSYLFSPHFGIVNLKEKVVCALGDWDYKVTVTTPEDIGILTAEITFVPELRNEVVFVAGDTISYAKLADVTEEVMGEPFERKLLNMADLNKDIEKDENNIAAKYRLAFAREDGVAWDKELTFNFQKNIKVTDAKSWLKKSIN
- a CDS encoding bile acid:sodium symporter family protein translates to MPLAAFVISKAFDFSTELTFGMILVGAVSDGTASNVIAYLAKADVALSISMTVVSILLSIVITPYLTLFYVGQNVPVPASSILSSILKIVLAQVVIGVIVNYFFNKYIEKNQDLFASLSIISIVFIIAIVVVLNESKIHTVGL
- a CDS encoding SDR family NAD(P)-dependent oxidoreductase — translated: MDKKVYFITGVSQGLGYEMTKHFLKEGHIVAGTTRDISKIDTTLSTNTNFLALEIDLSNRKDIETSVNQVIRKFSRINVLINNAGYGLFGAIEELSQKEIENNYNINVFGLINVLSAVLPIMRKQRSGHIFNISSIGGFIGTFPGSGIYCSTKFAVAGLTEGLKADVEEFGIKVILVYPGYFRTNFLESTSMKAPSNEISDYKEAKKMVSTHQNDINQNQPGDPKKLAKMIYEVSLLDEVPFHLFLGSDSYSYAKNKIDTLEIELEKNKELSFSTDF
- the recQ gene encoding DNA helicase RecQ: MNNKHKILKDIFGHEHFRSFQEEVVDSIINKQDVLTILPTGGGKSLCYQLPALLMEGTTVVISPLIALMQDQIKALNDLDIKADMISSSQSGEENGFTMQKLLRGELKFIYVAPERFTSNEFVGVLQRININYFVIDEAHCVSAWGHEFRAEYRNLDKLKRLFPHTAIAAFTATATKKVEADIASNLNLQGAKHFRAKTVRDNLDIKVEPRISNGKKQILSFLKAHKGLCGIIYTFTRKEAESTAQFLCESGYTAKAYHAGLSPAVKDEVYDDFVYEKIDIVVATIAFGMGIDKSNIRFVIHTSLPKTLENYYQEIGRAGRDGDMSYVYLLYSKSDEVKRKIQIEDAIDVGYKQTGLDKLEAMYRYCVSNNCRHKIIANYFEDECEDCKILCDNCTKGDIEQVDVSIDVQKFLSAVYRSGQRFGANHIIDILRGSKNQKLLEFAHDKLSVYGLGADKSKNEWVAIADKLIDIQALNLGEFRALKISNLGMEILKGNEKVLIDSDKLGIAQKIEEEVTELSFDEELYEKFRSLRREIAQESEVPAYVIFGDKTLKELASKLPLTKEEMLDINGVGLVKYEKYGESFLALCKSIKEEFSEKLEEKAPLKKLTKTYLETFELIEDGKTVEEIAQIRDLGLTSILSHVSVLNEHEKISKEKKEELLKPLEIPQNIKSWIEEGLNLDSIKELRKQLYLYEYLSKEI
- a CDS encoding CHASE domain-containing protein, with the translated sequence MIGNKYKLHVSSIIIIGLFLSISVSYIINNIEEKNIQSRFQNIVDNKTKSFYREILLNLETLYSLSILYNNGQTPTKEQFSKEAKKIIQRHDAIHALEWIPIVPNEKRKLFEKDFFFTKESKNNNMKKVESKDRYFPVYYVEPFLNNEKALGFDLSSDKNRFETIKKALKTKSPQVTQAIELVQKKNKKGFLTFLPIFDENEDIKSFVLGVFVIEDIFKKSILEEDETSNEINFKIFDTTNKINEEIYSHNSLNKIYKHLKYKKNLPVIWSRQWTFEAIPSLRYINERRSFVTELSLFIGILLTIIVSYRINKFYNLKYESIQELKNKDEILYIQSRYATIGETLSNIEHQWRSPLSKVSSNIISLQSEIEFKGMPSQEKLQNSLNNMQNTLVYMSNLVDEFKNFHIQDKIKTNFLFDDTLDIALKLLEHDFTKLDLRVKRDNKKEQIRIYGYQNEFSQVLINILSNCRDAFIERRVNKPLVEIFTYEKDNKKFITIRDNAGGIDEKHIENIFEQFFTTKQSSGIGLHLCKMIITEHMNGKISVKNGTFYINKEKCTGATFTIEFPI
- a CDS encoding response regulator transcription factor → MKNILKYLTVLYVEDDDEVRENITNTISNIVKKVYSASNAKEALEIYDEIKPDIIFTDIDMEGMNGLELIKEIREEDSQTPVVVLTAYKTESFLMEAVSLHLESYIIKPISYASLKEALFNCSQKLLERNKFEITFQNGAKYNLHTHIFTNSTNEIERLQNKERLLLETLIENKNELVFYDIIEENVWEGDLLNKGTLKVLIGKLRQKIGKDNILNENEQGYRLLT
- a CDS encoding ABC transporter ATP-binding protein: MYSFLKIDELSIDFKTRNGTVHGLKKASMNIQKGEILGVIGESGSGKSITAFTVMGLLDSAGRVTNGKIEFEGFPLTTAKEKDFKEIRGREISMIFQNPRAALNPIRCVGKQIEDVLICHHQASPQNAKEKAIKILEKVKIVNPEDRYWSYPFELSGGMCQRVMIAIAIACNPRLLIADEPTTGLDVTTQKVIMDLIKDLAKEHHMAVMLITHDLGMAAMYCDNICVMQKGEIVEKNSVYELFTKPKHPYTIKLIAASPGPKSKLSDLTAIPEEMEGEKIVSKKQIHNEITKKGEVILEVLNLVKKFPLRDKSSLFAKKKEENTFTAVNGITFNLKKGESLGLVGESGCGKSTTSNMITKLLDPTSGDIILENENITAYTSKQFAAMKQRNKIQMVFQDPTDSLNPRFNAFDCIAEPLRRLLKMRDRKKIKEKVEELSLMVGLPIHLLSRFPHQLSGGQKARVGIARAISVNPKILILDEPTSALDVSVQAVVLQLLDRLKKELGMSYIFVSHDLNVVKLLCERVIVMNRGEIVEQGNVYDILENPQKDYTKKLIDSIPHFEPNKLKMA
- a CDS encoding ABC transporter permease, with the translated sequence MKQFFTHFKYILKDNLITAFSFFMFFAFIFLAIFGSAIAPYDPLLTNAHAVLSPPSWEHLFGTDNLGRDVLSRVIVATKLDLWIAFSAVILSFIIGSAFGAIAGYLGGWADKIIGRFSDAIMAFPLFVLAMGIVATLGNSIENIIYATAVINIPFYARVTRAEVLIRRDAGYVQAARLNGNSDFRILTFQIFPNCLPPMMIQISLNMGWAILNAAGLSFIGLGVRPPDAEWGIMVAQGATYIVSGEWWLALFPGLALMLAVFCFNLLGDGLRDLVDPKKRT
- a CDS encoding ABC transporter permease — protein: MKNKITQILRRLFQSIPSIIGIVIISFLLTRALPGDPAVYFAGAMADKESIEQVRVSLGLDKGIVEQFFIYVQNLSHGNLGMSLNTGLPVLEELTTRLPASLELTFLGLSFALIIAIPLGILSATKPGTWIDHLTRVLVTMGVSLPTFFTGLFLIYIFYYLLGIAPSPIGRLEIMYLSPPHVTGFYTIDSLLANDMETFWASVRQLMLPAITLGIFALAPIARMTRASMLNALSSDFIRTARANGLPRSKILITYALRNSLLSILTTLGMVFSFLLGANVLVEKVFSWPGIGSFAIEALVASDYAAVQGFVLTMALLFVVVNLTIDIILTLIDPRVSIDN